In the Onychostoma macrolepis isolate SWU-2019 chromosome 09, ASM1243209v1, whole genome shotgun sequence genome, one interval contains:
- the armc8 gene encoding armadillo repeat-containing protein 8 isoform X2, whose translation MKNAVIGNNKQKANLIVLGAVPRLLYLLQQSSSSLELRTECAVVLGSLAMGTENNIKSLVDCHIIPALLQGLLCSDLIFIEACLRCLRTVFISPVTPVQLLYTDPTVIPHLMSLLSRSQHTQEYITQIFAHCCKTPEHQTVLFNHGAIQNIAPLLISPSYKVRMQALKCFSVLAYENAQVSMTLVNVLVDGEQLSQVFVRMMQRDKPIEMQLTAAKCLTYMCRAGAIRTDDNCIVLKTLPCLVRMCSKERLLEERVEGAETLAYLMEPDVELQRIASVTDHLVSMLADYFKYPSSVSAITDIKRLDHDLKHAHELRQAAFKLYASLGSNDEDIRKKITETENMMDRIVSGLSESSIKVRLAAVRCLHSLSRSVQQLRTSFHDHAVWKPLMKLLQNAPDEVLVMASSTLCNLLLEFSPSKEPILESGVIELLCSLTQSDSPALRVNGIWALMNMAFQADQKVKVEIVRALGTEQLFRLLSDPDTNVLMKTLGLLRNLLSTRPHIDQIMSSHGKQIMQAVTLILEGEHSIEVKEQTLCILANIADGNTAKELIMTNDDMLQKIKYYMGHSNVKLQLAATFCISNLIWNEEDGSQERQDKLREMGFVDILHKLTQASDPNLCDRAKTAMQQYLA comes from the exons ATGAAGAATGCTGTCATCGGAAACAACAAACAGAAGGCCAACCTGATTGTACTGGGAGCAGTGCCAAG gctcCTGTATCTTCTCCAGCAGAGCTCCTCTAGTCTGGAGCTAAGGACTGAATGTGCAGTTGTGTTGGGCAGTCTGGCAATGGGCACAGAGAACAACATCAAGTCCCTGGTGGACTGTCACATCATCCCAGCCCTGCTTCAAG gTCTCTTGTGTTCTGATCTGATCTTCATTGAGGCATGTCTGCGCTGTTTAAGAACCGTCTTCATCAGTCCAGTCACACCAGTGCAGCTGCTCTACACA gacCCCACTGTGATCCCCCATCTCATGTCCCTGCTGAGTCGGTCACAGCACACACAGGAATACATCACGCAAATCTTCGCCCACTGCTGCAAG ACTCCAGAACATCAGACGGTGTTGTTCAACCACGGTGCCATCCAGAACATCGCTCCTCTGCTCATCTCTCCCTCCTATAAG GTACGGATGCAGGCGTTAAAGTGCTTCTCAGTTTTGGCCTATGAGAACGCTCAGGTCTCCATGACACTGGTGAATG tgCTTGTAGATGGTGAGCAGCTCTCTCAGGTTTTTGTTAGAATGATGCAAAGGGACAAACCCATTGAAATGCAGCTTACAGCCGCCAAATG CTTAACATACATGTGTCGAGCAGGAGCCATCAGGACAGATGACAACTGTATTGTACTAAAG ACTTTGCCGTGCCTGGTGCGGATGTGCAGTAAAGAGCGGTTACTGGAGGAGAGGGTGGAGGGGGCGGAGACGCTAGCCTACCTGATGGAGCCAGACGTAGAACTTCAGCGGATTGCAAGCGTCACTGACCACCTCGTGTCCATGTTGGCTGACTACTTTAAATACCCAAGCTCCGTCAGCGCCATCACTGATATTAAGAGG TTGGATCATGACTTGAAACATGCACATGAGCTGCGACAGGCAGCCTTTAAACTCTATGCCTCTCTGGGCTCCAATGACGAGGATATCAGGAAAAag ATTACAGAGACGGAAAATATGATGGACAGGATTGTTAGTGGCCTATCAGAATCTAGTATCAAAGTACGGTTAGCAGCAGTCAG ATGTCTTCACAGTTTATCACGGTCTGTACAACAGTTAAGGACAAGTTTCCATGATCATGCAGTATGGAAGCCACTAATGAAG TTATTACAGAACGCACCAGATGAGGTCCTGGTCATGGCCTCTTCAACACTATGCAACCTACTTCTGGAGTTTTCACCCAGCAAAGAG CCTATCTTAGAGTCTGGGGTCATCGAGTTACTATGCAGCCTCACACAAAGTGACAGTCCAGCTCTAAGGGTCAATGGCATCTGGGCTCTCATG AACATGGCCTTCCAGGCAGATCAGAAGGTGAAGGTGGAGATAGTTCGAGCTCTGGGCACAGAACAGCTCTTTAGACTCCTGTCTGATCCTGATACTAATGTGCTAATGAAAACATTGGGGCTGCTTCGAAACCTGCTCTCCACCCGGCCG CATATAGACCAGATCATGAGCTCACATGGGAAGCAGATAATGCAAGCGGTCACGCTTATCCTGGAGGGAGAACACAGCATAGAGGTCAAAGAGCAG acatTGTGCATATTGGCCAATATTGCTGACGGAAACACTGCCAAGGAACTAATTATGACCAATGACGACATGctccaaaaaattaaatattacatg GGTCACTCCAACGTGAAGCTGCAGCTGGCTGCCACCTTCTGCATCTCTAACCTCATCTGGAATGAGGAGGACG GCTCACAAGAGAGACAAGACAAGCTAAGGGAGATGGGCTTTGTGGATATCTTACACAAACTCACCCAGGCATCAGATCCCAACCTCTGTGACAG GGCAAAAACGGCAATGCAGCAGTATTTGGCATGA
- the armc8 gene encoding armadillo repeat-containing protein 8 isoform X1 — protein MMACLLEAPLRISVLSEVTATSRHYVDRLFDPDPQNVLQGVIDMKNAVIGNNKQKANLIVLGAVPRLLYLLQQSSSSLELRTECAVVLGSLAMGTENNIKSLVDCHIIPALLQGLLCSDLIFIEACLRCLRTVFISPVTPVQLLYTDPTVIPHLMSLLSRSQHTQEYITQIFAHCCKTPEHQTVLFNHGAIQNIAPLLISPSYKVRMQALKCFSVLAYENAQVSMTLVNVLVDGEQLSQVFVRMMQRDKPIEMQLTAAKCLTYMCRAGAIRTDDNCIVLKTLPCLVRMCSKERLLEERVEGAETLAYLMEPDVELQRIASVTDHLVSMLADYFKYPSSVSAITDIKRLDHDLKHAHELRQAAFKLYASLGSNDEDIRKKITETENMMDRIVSGLSESSIKVRLAAVRCLHSLSRSVQQLRTSFHDHAVWKPLMKLLQNAPDEVLVMASSTLCNLLLEFSPSKEPILESGVIELLCSLTQSDSPALRVNGIWALMNMAFQADQKVKVEIVRALGTEQLFRLLSDPDTNVLMKTLGLLRNLLSTRPHIDQIMSSHGKQIMQAVTLILEGEHSIEVKEQTLCILANIADGNTAKELIMTNDDMLQKIKYYMGHSNVKLQLAATFCISNLIWNEEDGSQERQDKLREMGFVDILHKLTQASDPNLCDRAKTAMQQYLA, from the exons ATGATGGCGTGCCTGCTGGAGGCCCCTTTACGCATCAGCGTGTTATCG GAAGTCACAGCCACGAGTCGCCACTATGTTGACCGGCTTTTTGACCCCGACCCACAGAACGTGCTGCAGGGAGTCAT TGACATGAAGAATGCTGTCATCGGAAACAACAAACAGAAGGCCAACCTGATTGTACTGGGAGCAGTGCCAAG gctcCTGTATCTTCTCCAGCAGAGCTCCTCTAGTCTGGAGCTAAGGACTGAATGTGCAGTTGTGTTGGGCAGTCTGGCAATGGGCACAGAGAACAACATCAAGTCCCTGGTGGACTGTCACATCATCCCAGCCCTGCTTCAAG gTCTCTTGTGTTCTGATCTGATCTTCATTGAGGCATGTCTGCGCTGTTTAAGAACCGTCTTCATCAGTCCAGTCACACCAGTGCAGCTGCTCTACACA gacCCCACTGTGATCCCCCATCTCATGTCCCTGCTGAGTCGGTCACAGCACACACAGGAATACATCACGCAAATCTTCGCCCACTGCTGCAAG ACTCCAGAACATCAGACGGTGTTGTTCAACCACGGTGCCATCCAGAACATCGCTCCTCTGCTCATCTCTCCCTCCTATAAG GTACGGATGCAGGCGTTAAAGTGCTTCTCAGTTTTGGCCTATGAGAACGCTCAGGTCTCCATGACACTGGTGAATG tgCTTGTAGATGGTGAGCAGCTCTCTCAGGTTTTTGTTAGAATGATGCAAAGGGACAAACCCATTGAAATGCAGCTTACAGCCGCCAAATG CTTAACATACATGTGTCGAGCAGGAGCCATCAGGACAGATGACAACTGTATTGTACTAAAG ACTTTGCCGTGCCTGGTGCGGATGTGCAGTAAAGAGCGGTTACTGGAGGAGAGGGTGGAGGGGGCGGAGACGCTAGCCTACCTGATGGAGCCAGACGTAGAACTTCAGCGGATTGCAAGCGTCACTGACCACCTCGTGTCCATGTTGGCTGACTACTTTAAATACCCAAGCTCCGTCAGCGCCATCACTGATATTAAGAGG TTGGATCATGACTTGAAACATGCACATGAGCTGCGACAGGCAGCCTTTAAACTCTATGCCTCTCTGGGCTCCAATGACGAGGATATCAGGAAAAag ATTACAGAGACGGAAAATATGATGGACAGGATTGTTAGTGGCCTATCAGAATCTAGTATCAAAGTACGGTTAGCAGCAGTCAG ATGTCTTCACAGTTTATCACGGTCTGTACAACAGTTAAGGACAAGTTTCCATGATCATGCAGTATGGAAGCCACTAATGAAG TTATTACAGAACGCACCAGATGAGGTCCTGGTCATGGCCTCTTCAACACTATGCAACCTACTTCTGGAGTTTTCACCCAGCAAAGAG CCTATCTTAGAGTCTGGGGTCATCGAGTTACTATGCAGCCTCACACAAAGTGACAGTCCAGCTCTAAGGGTCAATGGCATCTGGGCTCTCATG AACATGGCCTTCCAGGCAGATCAGAAGGTGAAGGTGGAGATAGTTCGAGCTCTGGGCACAGAACAGCTCTTTAGACTCCTGTCTGATCCTGATACTAATGTGCTAATGAAAACATTGGGGCTGCTTCGAAACCTGCTCTCCACCCGGCCG CATATAGACCAGATCATGAGCTCACATGGGAAGCAGATAATGCAAGCGGTCACGCTTATCCTGGAGGGAGAACACAGCATAGAGGTCAAAGAGCAG acatTGTGCATATTGGCCAATATTGCTGACGGAAACACTGCCAAGGAACTAATTATGACCAATGACGACATGctccaaaaaattaaatattacatg GGTCACTCCAACGTGAAGCTGCAGCTGGCTGCCACCTTCTGCATCTCTAACCTCATCTGGAATGAGGAGGACG GCTCACAAGAGAGACAAGACAAGCTAAGGGAGATGGGCTTTGTGGATATCTTACACAAACTCACCCAGGCATCAGATCCCAACCTCTGTGACAG GGCAAAAACGGCAATGCAGCAGTATTTGGCATGA
- the dbr1 gene encoding lariat debranching enzyme, with protein MKVAVEGCCHGELDKIYESISYLESKEGVKVDLLLCCGDFQAVRNEGDMKCMAVPAKYRHMQTFYKYYSGEKKAPVLTIFIGGNHEASNHLQELPYGGWVAPNIYYLGYAGVVRFKGVRIGGLSGIFKSHDYKKGHFEFPPYSPESLRSVYHIRNIDVFKLKQIKMPIDIFMTHDWPRGIYHYGNTNQLLRQKKFLRQEVESGTLGSPAAAELLDHLQPTYWFSAHLHVKFAALMQHEAKNNAAPKITKFLSLDKCLPHRDFLQIVEVADRPGSSEHLEYDPEWLAILKATDSLQKPSCNFWNPPQDNGLHTRWDFSASEEAMMEVVSDLSGDLCIPENFSLTVPAYNPGRPQSNAHPVYSTNPQTTELCATLGLTDIYILAGQSGQAYGEEGATGATEEEEDEDSTGSVDEPSEYPTDTSGLSSSYNPDEITIEDEWEEEEDEGVECGEGKGTDAVVPEGQVGSQDSDRDSSPQREMANRLILPPPCTTPESEPPLRSLQPLSLPPPSASLSQGSSEEEGGLTPARVPKRTSGETTQVSASHTGGTPQIKRRNQSIYTAVEDEESEG; from the exons ATGAAGGTGGCAGTAGAAGGCTGTTGTCATGGAGAGCTGGATAAGATCTATGAGAGCATCAGTTACCTGGAGAGTAAAGAAGGTGTGAAGGTGGATCTGCTGCTGTGCTGCGGAGACTTCCAGGCTGTCAGAAATGAAGGCGACATGAAGTGCATGGCGGTGCCTGCCAAGTACAGACACATGCAAACTTTCTACAA GTACTACTCTGGTGAGAAAAAGGCTCCTGTCCTGACGATTTTCATTGGCGGAAACCACGAGGCGTCAAACCATCTGCAGGAGCTTCCGTATGGAGGCTGGGTGGCCCCCAACATCTATTACCTGG GTTATGCTGGCGTTGTTCGCTTTAAAGGTGTACGGATTGGGGGTCTTTCGGGAATATTTAAATCCCACGATTACAAGAAAG GACACTTTGAGTTCCCACCATACAGCCCAGAATCTTTGCGCAGCGTGTACCACATAAGGAACATTGATGTCTTCAAACTTAAACAG ATCAAGATGCCCATAGACATCTTCATGACGCACGATTGGCCACGAGGCATTTATCACTATGGGAACACAAACCAGCTTCTCCGACAGAAGAAGTTCCTCAGACAGGAAGTAGAGAGTGGTACCTTGGGCAGCCCTGCTGCTGCAGAGCTTCTAGACCACCTGCAGCCCACCTACTGGTTTTCAGCTCACCTGCACGTGAAGTTTGCTGCTCTGATGCAGCACGAG GCTAAGAATAATGCTGCCCCAAAGATCACCAAGTTTCTCTCACTTGACAAGTGTCTTCCACATAGAGACTTTCTTCAG ATTGTGGAGGTAGCAGACCGACCGGGCTCCTCTGAACACCTTGAGTATGATCCAGAATGGCTGGCCATCTTGAAAGCGACAGACAGCCTTCAGAAACCATCCTGCAATTTCTGGAACCCCCCACAAGACAATGGACTACATACCCG GTGGGATTTCAGTGCATCAGAAGAAGCTATGATGGAGGTTGTGAGTGATTTGAGCGGTGACCTTTGCATCCCTGAAAATTTCAGCCTGACGGTGCCCGCTTATAACCCTGGCCGCCCTCAATCCAATGCCCACCCGGTCTACTCCACCAACCCACAAACCACAGAGCTGTGTGCCACCCTTGGTCTGACAGACATCTACATTCTGGCTGGGCAGAGTGGCCAGGCTTACGGAGAGGAGGGTGCCACAGGTGCGACTGAAGAAGAGGAGGACGAGGACAGCACAGGGAGCGTAGACGAACCCAGTGAGTACCCCACCGACACCTCCGGCCTCTCCAGCTCCTATAATCCTGATGAAATCACCATTGAGGACGAAtgggaggaggaagaggatgagGGAGTAGAATGTGGCGAGGGGAAAGGGACAGATGCAGTGGTTCCAGAAGGGCAGGTAGGGAGCCAGGACAGCGATAGAGACAGCAGTCCCCAGCGAGAGATGGCTAATAGACTGATCTTACCGCCCCCGTGTACCACACCAGAATCGGAGCCTCCACTACGCTCCTTGCAGCCTCTTTCTCTTCCTCCTCCTTCAGCATCCCTCTCTCAGGGCAGCTCAGAAGAGGAGGGGGGCCTCACACCAGCTAGGGTCCCCAAACGCACCAGCGGGGAGACGACACAGGTGTCAGCAAGTCACACAGGCGGCACACCTCAAATCAAACGGAGAAACCAGAGTATCTACACAGCAGTAGAAGATGAAGAGAGTGAGGGCTAG